One genomic region from Mytilus trossulus isolate FHL-02 chromosome 9, PNRI_Mtr1.1.1.hap1, whole genome shotgun sequence encodes:
- the LOC134684225 gene encoding methylthioribulose-1-phosphate dehydratase-like, with amino-acid sequence MKNKDKNYPQDHPRNLIPELCNQFYHLGWVTGTGGGVSIKQGEEIFIAPSGVQKERIHPEDLFVQTIHGEDISHPPPSKKLRKSQCTPLFMNAFTMRGAGAVIHTHSKHAVMATLLYPGTEFRITHQEMIKGIQKHKSGGHYKYDDELIVPIIENTPEEKDLKKRMALAMEDYPESCAVLVRRHGVYVWGPTWEKTKTMCECYDYLFEIAIEMKQNGLDPEEVPIPPKGAYIQ; translated from the exons ATGAAGAACAAGGATAAAAATTACCCACAA gaCCACCCACGTAATCTCATACCAGAATTGTGTAACCAGTTTTATCATTTAGGATGGGTTACTGGTACCGGCGGGGGAGTCAGTATCAAGCAGGG GGAAGAAATATTTATAGCTCCGTCAGGTGTACAAAAAGAACGAattcat CCTGAAGATTTATTTGTTCAGACAATACATGGTGAAGATATCAGCCATCCGCCTCCGTCCAAAAAATTACGAAAGAGTCAATGTACGCCATTGTTCATGAATGCCTTTACCATGAGAG gggccGGTGCTGTAATACATACTCATTCAAAACATGCTGTCATGGCAACACTGTTGTATCCTGGGACAGAATTTAGAATAACTCATCAAGAAATGATCAAAGGAATACAGAAGCATAAATCAG GCGGTCACTACAAATATGACGATGAATTGATCGTGCCTATAATTGAAAATACACCAGAAGAAAAAGATCTAAAg AAAAGAATGGCGTTAGCAATGGAAGATTACCCAGAATCCTGTGCTGTACTTGTTCGTCGTCATGGAGTTTATGTTTGGGGACCAACGTGGGAGAAAACCAAGACTAT GTGCGAGtgttatgattatttatttgaaattgccATTGAGATGAAGCAAAACGGCCTTGACCCCGAAGAGGTACCAATACCTCCAAAAGGAGCATACATCCAGTGA